In Colias croceus chromosome 26, ilColCroc2.1, one DNA window encodes the following:
- the LOC123703374 gene encoding uncharacterized protein LOC123703374 yields MTTENRAPSANPASELATVTVSSRIPEFWCDQARLWFVQCEAILTPQKLSDEAKFNLVVTKLGKDVIQQVSDILLQQPQTKKYDTLKARLLAVYEESENRQLQKLLSEIDLGDEKPSQLLRRMRDLARGKIPDETLSIMWQGHLPAAVRSVLAVTDVKDLENLATIADKIMENIRPNQISEVSSKPSTSADTVTVLQEQIAQLTLQSITSKQAAHPFFRDRDLYRLTNTIKFAQNFSECKRWGFVNLQKVAGPVLYM; encoded by the exons atgacaACTGAAAATAGAGCTCCGTCAGCAAACCCAGCGTCCGAGTTAGCAACAGTAACAGTATCATCTAGAATACCGGAGTTTTGGTGCGATCAAGCTCGCTTATGGTTTGTGCAGTGTGAAGCCATCTTAACACCTCAAAAACTAAGCGACGAGGCGAAATTTAACTTAGTCGTCACGAAATTGGGAAAAGACGTCATTCAACAAGTAAGCGACATATTACTTCAGCAGCCCCAAACGAAGAAATATGACACCTTAAAAGCAAGATTATTAGCAGTGTATGAAGAATCAGAAAACCGGCAACTCCAAAAACTTTTGAGCGAAATCGACCTTGGCGACGAAAAACCCTCTCAACTCTTGAGGCGCATGCGAGATTTGGCCCGCGGAAAAATTCCTGATGAAACGCTGAGTATCATGTGGCAAGGTCATCTTCCAGCCGCAGTACGCTCCGTCCTCGCCGTCACCGACGTAAAAGATTTGGAAAATTTAGCTACGATTGCAGATAAAATTATGGAAAATATAAGACCTAATCAAATATCGGAGGTTAGTAGCAAACCGTCGACGTCAGCTGATACCGTTACCGTGCTGCAAGAACAAATAGCTCAATTGACTCTGCAA TCCATCACATCGAAACAAGCGGCCCACCCGTTTTTTCGCGACCGCGACCTCTACCGCCTgacaaatacaataaagttCGCGCAGAATTTCAGCGAATGCAAGAGATGGGGATTTGTCAACCTTCAAAAAGTTGCTGGGCCAGTCCTTTACATGTAG